Proteins encoded by one window of Sphaerochaeta sp.:
- a CDS encoding capsule biosynthesis protein CapC gives MGLFDLHCHLLPDIDDGKVPAEGLPRVLQIYKESGFDGLAFTPHIFNPYVTTKTERLREAWNQGKRIGEAMGLRMHLGSELFLGSQQEIISIPIAGRYALCEFPTTLPLAGWFEKLETLVSQRLVPLVAHVERYRWLTVESVDFQRIKALGCLIQVNVSAALDGSALPYLEADVVDVMATDNHGLDDETPAQLVMQMTKWPKVFARMEALGL, from the coding sequence ATGGGGTTGTTTGATCTTCACTGCCATCTGCTTCCGGATATTGATGACGGCAAAGTGCCGGCAGAAGGTCTTCCTCGGGTTCTCCAGATTTATAAAGAAAGTGGTTTTGATGGGCTTGCGTTCACGCCGCATATCTTCAACCCGTATGTGACGACGAAGACGGAACGGCTTCGGGAGGCGTGGAACCAAGGGAAAAGAATTGGGGAGGCAATGGGGTTGAGGATGCATCTGGGGAGCGAATTGTTTCTCGGCTCCCAACAGGAAATCATCTCCATTCCCATCGCCGGCAGATACGCGTTGTGTGAGTTTCCCACGACGCTTCCGCTGGCGGGTTGGTTTGAGAAACTGGAGACGTTGGTCTCCCAGAGGTTGGTGCCGCTGGTCGCTCATGTGGAGCGGTATCGGTGGTTGACGGTGGAAAGTGTTGATTTCCAACGGATCAAAGCATTGGGTTGCTTGATCCAAGTGAATGTCAGCGCGGCGTTGGATGGATCGGCGTTGCCATATCTTGAAGCTGATGTGGTGGATGTGATGGCGACGGACAACCATGGGTTGGATGATGAAACACCAGCCCAGCTGGTGATGCAAATGACGAAATGGCCAAAAGTGTTTGCGCGTATGGAAGCACTTGGGCTTTAG
- a CDS encoding cob(I)yrinic acid a,c-diamide adenosyltransferase, with protein MKGTGNPQIIVYTGDGKGKTTAAMGQMLRALGHGGKCAVIQFIKQDPSKLDCGEWKEAQQLGVLWKSFGSGFSWEGDNKETNKAFCIQGWEQAKRWISSGDFDLLVLDEFTYAFTFGYLDPLQIALWLDDHHGKKGFPNLVITGRGCPDALVSIADIVSEVKEIKHSFAQKGREPLPMIEF; from the coding sequence ATGAAAGGAACAGGGAATCCGCAGATCATCGTGTATACCGGGGACGGCAAGGGGAAAACCACTGCCGCCATGGGGCAGATGCTCCGCGCGTTGGGCCACGGCGGCAAGTGCGCCGTCATCCAGTTCATCAAACAGGATCCCTCCAAACTGGATTGCGGGGAATGGAAGGAAGCGCAGCAACTGGGCGTCTTGTGGAAGAGTTTTGGTTCCGGCTTCAGTTGGGAAGGGGACAACAAGGAAACCAACAAGGCCTTCTGCATCCAGGGCTGGGAACAGGCGAAACGATGGATTTCCTCTGGGGATTTCGACCTCCTGGTGTTGGATGAATTCACCTATGCGTTCACCTTCGGCTATCTGGATCCTCTGCAGATTGCGTTGTGGCTGGATGACCATCATGGGAAAAAAGGGTTCCCCAACCTGGTCATTACTGGGCGAGGATGCCCTGACGCATTGGTTTCCATCGCCGATATCGTCAGTGAAGTGAAGGAAATCAAGCACTCGTTTGCCCAAAAGGGTCGCGAACCGCTTCCCATGATTGAATTTTAG
- a CDS encoding ABC transporter substrate-binding protein encodes MKRINLLVISLCLIMTAAFAQPQTETTAAPQKTYTIGVSKMVSHPALDAIEQGMQDYMATTGIPVKYDFQNCNGEVSTAASIAQKFKSDNDDIVVGIATPPAQALALVFKDRPVIFGAISDPLAAGLVSNYDKTEDTNVCGVSDMNPIDLQLKTFFEVAHIKKLGMVYTSGEANGVAQMEVAKQVCADNGVEFISAAVSNSAEVKTAALSIIDRVDGMYVAIDNTVVSAIASVDEVCYKAKKPLFNTDTTSSENTHFFMSWGFNYYTVGVETGKVIERVIKGEKPRDIGAIFFNDPSQFDLMFNLDSAKYLGIDISDEMLKKASYLVKDNVKVSNK; translated from the coding sequence ATGAAAAGAATCAACTTGCTCGTCATTTCCCTTTGTCTGATCATGACCGCCGCGTTCGCGCAACCCCAGACGGAAACCACGGCGGCACCGCAAAAAACGTATACCATCGGAGTTTCGAAAATGGTGTCCCATCCGGCGTTGGACGCCATTGAACAAGGCATGCAGGATTATATGGCCACCACGGGAATTCCGGTGAAGTACGATTTCCAGAACTGCAATGGAGAAGTTTCCACCGCAGCGTCCATCGCCCAGAAGTTCAAGAGTGACAACGATGACATCGTCGTCGGCATCGCCACTCCCCCCGCCCAGGCGCTGGCGTTGGTTTTCAAGGATCGCCCGGTGATCTTCGGAGCCATCAGCGACCCGTTGGCCGCCGGCCTGGTCTCCAACTATGACAAGACGGAAGACACCAATGTCTGCGGCGTCTCCGACATGAACCCGATCGACCTGCAGCTGAAGACCTTCTTTGAAGTGGCCCACATCAAGAAACTCGGCATGGTCTACACATCCGGAGAAGCAAACGGCGTGGCGCAGATGGAAGTCGCCAAACAGGTGTGCGCCGACAACGGAGTCGAGTTCATCTCCGCGGCGGTCAGCAACTCAGCCGAAGTGAAGACCGCGGCGCTGTCCATCATCGACCGCGTGGACGGCATGTATGTGGCCATCGACAACACCGTCGTTTCCGCCATCGCCAGTGTGGATGAAGTGTGCTACAAAGCGAAGAAACCGTTGTTCAACACGGACACCACATCCAGCGAGAACACCCACTTCTTCATGAGCTGGGGCTTCAACTACTACACCGTCGGTGTGGAGACCGGAAAGGTGATCGAGCGGGTGATCAAGGGAGAGAAACCGAGGGACATCGGAGCGATCTTCTTCAATGATCCGTCCCAGTTCGATCTGATGTTCAACCTGGACAGCGCCAAATACCTGGGCATCGACATCAGCGACGAGATGCTGAAGAAAGCCTCGTATCTGGTCAAAGACAACGTAAAAGTATCAAACAAGTAG
- a CDS encoding ABC transporter substrate-binding protein, with translation MKKVCSTLLVVLLLALPLCAQGAKEAPAASTEKVYKIGISKLLPHPALDAAEKGMMDYLATTGLKVTFDQQNANGDISTAASIAQKFKSDKDDVVVGIATPSAQALANVFSDIPVVYSAITDPVSAGLTADNVCGVSDANPVESQIKLLIDVTGCKTIGNIYASGEANGVVLMEAAKAACEKLGVNFVTVAVSNTSEVKMAAQSIIDRVDAVYISTDNTVISALPSIDDVCTKAGKALFSADPSGVDGLNFLIAWGFNYYSVGTATGKAVEQVIKGVSPKDVGIVYLTDPKDFELWFNLDTAKKLGYTIDQSYIDMAAVLVQDGKKITK, from the coding sequence ATGAAAAAAGTTTGCTCAACGTTGCTCGTCGTCCTGTTGCTGGCCTTGCCGCTCTGCGCGCAGGGAGCCAAAGAGGCTCCTGCCGCCTCGACGGAAAAGGTGTACAAGATTGGTATTTCTAAGCTTCTGCCCCATCCGGCGCTTGACGCCGCGGAGAAGGGCATGATGGATTACCTGGCCACCACCGGTCTGAAGGTCACCTTCGACCAGCAGAACGCCAACGGAGACATCTCCACGGCTGCGTCCATCGCCCAGAAATTCAAGAGCGACAAGGATGATGTCGTCGTCGGCATCGCCACCCCGTCCGCTCAGGCTCTGGCCAACGTGTTCTCCGACATCCCGGTGGTCTATTCCGCGATCACCGATCCGGTCAGCGCGGGACTTACCGCCGACAACGTCTGCGGTGTCTCCGACGCCAACCCGGTGGAAAGCCAAATCAAGCTGCTGATTGACGTGACCGGCTGCAAGACCATCGGAAACATCTACGCCTCTGGCGAAGCCAACGGCGTCGTGTTGATGGAAGCCGCAAAAGCGGCCTGTGAGAAACTCGGCGTGAATTTCGTCACGGTCGCGGTGAGCAACACCAGCGAAGTGAAGATGGCCGCCCAGTCGATCATCGACCGTGTGGATGCCGTGTATATCTCAACGGACAACACCGTCATTTCCGCGCTTCCTTCCATCGATGATGTCTGCACCAAAGCGGGTAAGGCGCTGTTCAGCGCGGATCCCAGCGGTGTTGACGGACTGAACTTCCTGATCGCTTGGGGATTCAACTACTACAGTGTCGGAACGGCGACCGGCAAAGCGGTCGAGCAGGTCATCAAGGGCGTATCTCCGAAGGATGTCGGAATCGTCTACCTCACCGATCCGAAGGATTTTGAGCTCTGGTTTAATCTTGATACAGCCAAGAAGCTTGGCTATACTATCGATCAGTCGTACATTGATATGGCCGCTGTCCTGGTCCAGGATGGCAAAAAGATTACGAAGTGA
- a CDS encoding ABC transporter permease, whose product MIEGIFVDGLIFAIMVLGILISFRIMDMADLTCDGSVATGAAVTAVCITHGTSIFVALLIAFISGVLCGMVTAEIHNKLHIPALLASILTMTMLYSINLRILGNKANLPLLRVTTLYTRLPQVFSFLPEEWASLLGTLLVVLLIKGIFDLFFRCDLGIAIGAMGSNEQMVISQGMNPEHLKLLGLGVSNGLIALSGGMLAQYQGFADANLGQGMVVQGLAGIMLGEFLFSSNKIYLITLRAVFGAIMYKALMFFGRKYGYLIHITPNDFKLLTGILVIISLFVASTRSKASNNDAKKKALARNAERQNTHLNVEAK is encoded by the coding sequence ATGATTGAGGGTATTTTTGTTGACGGATTGATCTTCGCCATCATGGTGCTGGGGATTCTGATCTCCTTCAGAATCATGGACATGGCAGACCTCACCTGTGATGGCTCGGTGGCGACCGGGGCGGCGGTGACGGCGGTCTGCATCACTCATGGCACATCGATTTTCGTCGCGTTGCTGATCGCGTTCATCAGCGGGGTGCTGTGCGGGATGGTCACGGCTGAGATTCACAACAAGCTGCACATTCCCGCGTTGCTTGCGTCCATCCTCACCATGACGATGCTGTATTCCATCAACCTGAGGATTCTTGGCAACAAGGCCAACCTGCCGCTGCTCAGGGTCACGACGCTGTACACCCGGCTTCCCCAAGTCTTCTCGTTCCTTCCAGAGGAATGGGCAAGCTTGCTGGGCACCCTTCTCGTCGTGCTGTTGATCAAAGGGATCTTCGACCTGTTCTTCCGCTGTGATCTTGGCATCGCCATCGGAGCGATGGGATCCAACGAACAGATGGTCATCAGCCAGGGGATGAACCCGGAACATCTGAAACTGCTCGGTCTTGGTGTTTCCAACGGCTTGATCGCCCTCTCCGGCGGAATGCTCGCCCAGTACCAAGGCTTCGCTGACGCCAACCTGGGACAGGGCATGGTCGTCCAAGGGCTTGCCGGCATCATGTTGGGTGAGTTCCTGTTCTCCAGCAACAAAATCTATCTGATCACCCTACGTGCCGTCTTTGGCGCCATCATGTACAAGGCGTTGATGTTCTTCGGCCGCAAGTACGGCTATTTGATCCACATCACGCCGAATGACTTCAAGCTGTTGACCGGCATTCTCGTCATCATCAGCCTGTTCGTCGCGTCCACCCGGAGCAAGGCCTCCAACAATGACGCGAAGAAGAAAGCGCTGGCGCGCAACGCCGAGCGTCAGAACACCCATCTGAACGTGGAGGCGAAGTGA
- a CDS encoding ATP-binding cassette domain-containing protein: protein MLELSHVTKVFYPGTVNEKIAIEDLNLKVQDGDVICIIGSNGSGKTTLFNLISGTFPVTSGTIMVNGKDITKMPEYKRAFTIGRIFQDPTKGTAASMSIEDNMITASTKGRKGLRISLNNEKRAEFRELLKPIGLQDRLKDNVGLLSGGQRQALTLLMTVMSKPQMVLLDEHTAALDPRNAQTVMDLTTNYIQQYHLTAMMVTHNMQFAIDYGNRLIMMDEGQIVLDLSGVAKQRMTVEGLVKLFKDIKNKEFSNDEGLLTTD, encoded by the coding sequence ATGCTTGAATTATCCCATGTCACCAAAGTTTTCTATCCTGGCACGGTCAACGAGAAAATCGCCATCGAGGATCTGAACCTCAAGGTGCAGGATGGAGACGTGATCTGCATCATCGGTTCCAACGGAAGCGGGAAAACCACGTTGTTCAATTTGATCTCCGGCACCTTCCCGGTGACCAGCGGAACCATCATGGTCAACGGCAAGGACATCACCAAGATGCCGGAATACAAGCGGGCCTTCACCATCGGCCGGATATTCCAGGATCCCACCAAGGGGACGGCGGCCAGCATGTCCATCGAGGACAACATGATCACGGCGTCCACCAAAGGAAGGAAGGGGCTACGCATCAGCCTGAACAACGAGAAACGTGCTGAGTTCCGTGAACTTCTCAAACCGATCGGTTTGCAGGATCGGCTGAAGGACAACGTAGGGCTTCTCTCCGGCGGACAGCGGCAGGCGCTTACCCTGTTGATGACCGTCATGAGCAAACCGCAGATGGTGCTCCTTGATGAGCATACCGCCGCGTTGGACCCCCGCAACGCCCAGACGGTGATGGATCTGACGACCAACTATATCCAGCAGTATCACCTCACCGCCATGATGGTCACCCACAACATGCAGTTCGCCATTGACTATGGCAACCGGTTGATCATGATGGATGAAGGCCAGATCGTGTTGGACCTCTCCGGGGTCGCCAAACAGCGGATGACGGTCGAAGGACTGGTCAAGCTGTTCAAGGACATCAAGAACAAGGAATTCAGCAACGACGAGGGGTTGCTCACCACCGACTGA
- a CDS encoding MATE family efflux transporter, with the protein MFSNAYLRRLILPLVGESFLAVTIGMADTVMVAVNGEMAVSGISLVDAFSQLMIALFAAFATGGAVVSSQYLGNQDRASACDAGRQLYSLSLVVGSALVILLLPIRRPFLAWLFGRIEQGVMDNASTYFFWILLSFPFLAVYNSCAALFRSMGNSKVSLQVSILMNVINIGGNAVLIYVMHMGVAGAGIATLASRAVSAIAMTILLQNKKNDIFLSDMFPFRWKKQIISKILQVGIPSGVENSVFQIGKLLVQNFIAGLGTASLAANAICNSVAGFANIPGNAMGLAAITVVGQCIGAGQPEQASSYSKRLLGRTYLYMGITSLAIYAFSPTIVSWFKLSQEAMDIAVSVLKQCMLFTALIWPASFELPNSLRAAGDAKYTMLISMISMWGFRVVFAYFLSTVLGLGLNGIWMGMYIDWIFRAGCFIHRFRGGKWQEKRLI; encoded by the coding sequence ATGTTTTCAAACGCCTATCTCAGGCGGTTGATTCTCCCTTTGGTGGGGGAATCATTTCTTGCCGTGACCATCGGCATGGCGGATACCGTGATGGTCGCCGTCAACGGGGAGATGGCCGTCTCCGGCATCAGCCTGGTGGACGCGTTTTCCCAGTTGATGATCGCCCTGTTCGCCGCGTTTGCCACAGGCGGCGCCGTCGTCTCCAGCCAATACCTGGGCAACCAGGACCGCGCCAGCGCGTGTGACGCCGGCAGACAACTGTACAGCCTCTCCTTGGTGGTCGGTTCGGCGTTGGTCATTTTGCTCCTTCCCATCCGCAGACCATTCCTTGCTTGGTTGTTCGGGCGTATCGAGCAAGGCGTGATGGACAACGCGTCCACCTATTTCTTCTGGATTCTGCTGAGTTTTCCGTTTCTGGCAGTCTACAACAGTTGCGCGGCATTGTTCCGCTCCATGGGCAACAGCAAAGTATCCCTGCAGGTAAGTATTCTGATGAACGTCATCAACATCGGCGGAAACGCCGTATTGATCTATGTGATGCACATGGGAGTCGCCGGAGCAGGCATCGCCACGCTCGCCAGCCGGGCGGTCAGCGCCATCGCCATGACGATACTCCTGCAAAACAAAAAGAATGATATTTTCCTGTCTGACATGTTCCCGTTCCGGTGGAAGAAACAGATCATATCCAAAATTCTCCAAGTGGGCATTCCCAGCGGCGTGGAGAACTCCGTCTTCCAGATCGGCAAGCTGCTGGTGCAGAATTTCATCGCGGGTCTGGGAACGGCAAGCCTGGCGGCGAACGCCATCTGCAACTCGGTGGCAGGTTTCGCCAACATTCCCGGCAACGCCATGGGGCTGGCGGCCATCACCGTCGTCGGACAGTGCATCGGTGCCGGACAGCCGGAACAAGCGTCCTCGTATTCCAAGCGGCTTTTGGGAAGGACGTACCTGTACATGGGGATCACATCGCTTGCCATCTACGCGTTCTCCCCTACCATCGTCAGCTGGTTCAAACTCAGCCAGGAAGCAATGGATATCGCGGTGAGCGTTCTGAAGCAGTGCATGCTGTTCACCGCTTTGATCTGGCCGGCGTCCTTTGAGCTTCCCAACAGTCTTCGGGCCGCCGGGGACGCAAAATACACCATGTTGATCTCCATGATCAGCATGTGGGGGTTCCGTGTGGTGTTCGCCTATTTCCTTTCCACCGTGTTGGGGTTGGGATTGAACGGAATCTGGATGGGAATGTACATTGACTGGATCTTCCGGGCAGGATGTTTCATCCACCGGTTCCGTGGCGGCAAATGGCAGGAGAAACGGCTGATCTGA
- the rsfS gene encoding ribosome silencing factor, whose translation MMPEKTAENAKKIAQFLTDSKCQDVEILDVNPECSWADCFIIGTVNSMGHLAGVVHELWGELTSLHLSVNNRHKSPAGDGWTLVDCGDIVIHLMSAELREFYSLEKLWAKKVDG comes from the coding sequence ATGATGCCGGAAAAGACGGCGGAGAACGCCAAGAAGATCGCGCAGTTCCTGACGGACAGCAAGTGTCAGGACGTGGAGATCCTGGATGTGAATCCGGAATGCAGCTGGGCCGATTGTTTCATCATCGGCACGGTGAACAGCATGGGACACCTTGCCGGTGTCGTCCATGAACTCTGGGGTGAGCTGACCTCGCTCCATCTGTCGGTGAACAACCGTCACAAGAGTCCCGCAGGGGATGGCTGGACGTTGGTCGACTGCGGCGACATCGTCATCCATTTGATGAGCGCCGAGCTGCGGGAGTTCTACTCGTTGGAGAAACTCTGGGCGAAGAAGGTGGACGGCTGA